A section of the Streptomyces sp. NBC_00178 genome encodes:
- a CDS encoding MFS transporter has product MTVDVLSRPATADRHARIAVAVLFFTNGALFANLLPRYPQIKADLGLSNAAYGLAVAAFPAGAIAAGLAAGVVVRRLGSARAAVAGTLVTGAGILAAGLADSVVLFAGALFVAGAMDAITDVAQNAHGLRVQRRYGRSIINSFHAIWSIGAVTGGSMAAAAIALGLSRGQHLTLSAVVFAVAACVALRYCLSGPDTEPVSEPATDGSPEPATTAVATRGRTVWVLTALVLIATAGTLVEDAGSSWATLYLSGSLHASVTLAAFGYIALVGAQFIGRSIGDRLVDRFGQRTVARAGGIVAAGGMGLALAVPTVPGTVLGFAAAGFGVATLVPAAMHEADELPGLKPGSGLAIVSWLMRLGFLASPPVVGLVTDATSLRVGLLVVPLAGLLAFLFAGVLRNRHR; this is encoded by the coding sequence ATGACTGTCGACGTACTGAGTCGGCCGGCCACGGCCGATCGGCATGCCCGCATCGCCGTTGCCGTGCTGTTCTTCACCAACGGGGCCCTGTTCGCCAACCTCCTGCCCCGGTATCCCCAGATCAAGGCGGACCTCGGTCTGAGCAACGCCGCCTACGGGCTGGCCGTCGCCGCTTTCCCCGCCGGGGCCATCGCCGCGGGGCTGGCCGCCGGAGTGGTCGTCCGGCGGCTCGGGTCGGCCCGGGCCGCGGTGGCCGGGACGCTCGTGACCGGGGCCGGGATCCTGGCGGCCGGCCTGGCGGACTCCGTGGTGCTGTTCGCCGGGGCGCTCTTCGTGGCCGGTGCGATGGACGCGATCACGGACGTCGCGCAGAACGCCCACGGCCTGCGCGTGCAGCGCCGCTACGGGCGCTCCATCATCAACTCGTTCCACGCGATCTGGTCCATCGGCGCCGTCACCGGCGGTTCCATGGCGGCGGCCGCCATCGCCCTCGGCCTCTCGCGCGGGCAGCACCTGACCCTCTCGGCCGTCGTCTTCGCCGTCGCGGCATGCGTGGCCCTGCGGTACTGCCTCTCCGGCCCCGACACCGAGCCGGTGTCCGAGCCCGCCACCGACGGCTCCCCGGAGCCGGCGACGACGGCGGTCGCCACGCGGGGACGCACCGTGTGGGTGCTGACCGCACTGGTCCTGATCGCCACCGCCGGGACTCTGGTCGAGGACGCGGGCAGTTCCTGGGCGACGCTCTACCTGTCCGGCTCGCTGCACGCGTCGGTGACCCTGGCCGCCTTCGGCTACATCGCCCTGGTGGGGGCGCAGTTCATCGGCCGCAGCATCGGCGACAGGCTCGTCGACCGGTTCGGCCAGCGCACCGTGGCACGGGCCGGCGGGATCGTCGCCGCGGGCGGCATGGGGCTGGCCCTGGCCGTGCCGACGGTGCCCGGCACCGTGCTCGGCTTCGCCGCGGCCGGATTCGGCGTGGCGACCCTGGTGCCCGCGGCGATGCACGAGGCCGACGAACTGCCCGGCCTGAAGCCCGGTTCGGGGCTGGCGATCGTGTCCTGGCTGATGCGCCTGGGCTTCCTCGCCTCACCGCCGGTCGTCGGCCTGGTCACGGACGCGACGAGCCTGCGGGTGGGACTGCTCGTGGTTCCGCTCGCCGGACTGCTCGCCTTCCTGTTCGCGGGAGTGCTGCGGAACCGGCACCGGTAG
- the aceB gene encoding malate synthase A — protein MSAPAPSPLAIVDAEPLPRQDEVLTDAALAFVAELHRQFTPRRDELLARRGERRAEIARTSTLDFLPETEAVRVDDTWKVAPAPAALDDRRVEITGPTDRKMTINALNSGAKVWLADFEDASAPTWENVITGQLNLIDAYNRTIDFTDPKSGKSYALKPADELATVVTRPRGWHLDERHLQLDGTPVPGALVDFGLYFFHNAQRLIDLGKGPYFYLPKTESHLEARLWNDIFVFAQDYVGIPQGTVRATVLIETITAAYEMEEILYELRDHASGLNAGRWDYLFSIVKNFRDGGAKFVLPDRNLVTMTAPFMRAYTELLVRTCHKRGAHAIGGMAAFIPSRRDAEVNKVAFEKVRADKDREANDGFDGSWVAHPDLVPIAMASFDAVLGDKPNQKERLREDVSVAAGDLIAIDTLDAKPSYDGLRNAVAVGIRYIEAWLRGMGAVAIFNLMEDAATAEISRSQIWQWINADVVFENGEHATADLARKVAAEELVAIRAEIGDEAFEAGKWQQAHDLLLQVSLDQDYADFLTLPAYEQLR, from the coding sequence CGCCCCGGCGTGACGAGCTGCTCGCCCGCCGGGGCGAGCGCCGGGCCGAGATCGCCCGCACCTCCACCCTGGACTTCCTGCCGGAGACGGAAGCGGTCCGAGTGGACGACACCTGGAAGGTCGCCCCGGCCCCGGCCGCGCTGGACGACCGCCGGGTCGAGATCACCGGCCCGACCGACCGCAAGATGACCATCAACGCCCTGAACTCGGGCGCCAAGGTCTGGCTCGCCGATTTCGAGGACGCGTCCGCCCCCACGTGGGAGAATGTGATCACCGGCCAGCTCAATCTGATCGACGCGTACAACCGGACCATCGACTTCACCGACCCGAAGTCGGGCAAGTCCTACGCGCTGAAGCCCGCCGACGAGCTCGCGACCGTCGTCACGCGCCCGCGCGGCTGGCACCTGGACGAACGCCACCTCCAGCTCGACGGCACCCCGGTGCCCGGCGCGCTGGTCGACTTCGGCCTCTACTTCTTCCACAACGCCCAGCGCCTGATCGACCTCGGCAAGGGCCCGTACTTCTACCTGCCGAAGACGGAGTCACACCTGGAGGCACGCCTCTGGAACGACATCTTCGTCTTCGCCCAGGACTACGTCGGCATCCCTCAGGGCACGGTCCGCGCGACGGTCCTGATCGAGACGATCACCGCCGCGTACGAGATGGAGGAGATCCTGTACGAGCTCCGCGACCACGCCTCCGGGCTGAACGCGGGCCGCTGGGACTACCTCTTCTCCATCGTCAAGAACTTCCGCGACGGCGGCGCGAAGTTCGTCCTGCCGGACCGCAACCTGGTCACGATGACCGCCCCCTTCATGCGGGCGTACACCGAACTCCTGGTCCGCACCTGCCACAAGCGCGGCGCGCACGCCATCGGCGGCATGGCGGCCTTCATCCCGTCACGGCGCGACGCCGAGGTCAACAAGGTCGCCTTCGAGAAGGTCAGGGCCGACAAGGACCGCGAGGCGAACGACGGCTTCGACGGATCCTGGGTGGCCCACCCGGACCTCGTCCCGATCGCCATGGCCTCCTTCGACGCGGTCCTCGGCGACAAGCCGAACCAGAAGGAGCGCCTGCGCGAGGACGTCTCGGTGGCGGCCGGCGACCTGATCGCCATCGACACCCTGGACGCGAAGCCCTCGTACGACGGTCTGCGCAACGCCGTCGCGGTCGGCATCCGGTACATCGAGGCGTGGCTGCGGGGCATGGGCGCGGTCGCCATCTTCAACCTGATGGAGGACGCGGCCACCGCCGAGATCTCTCGCTCGCAGATCTGGCAGTGGATCAACGCGGACGTGGTCTTCGAGAACGGTGAGCACGCCACGGCGGACCTGGCCCGCAAGGTCGCCGCCGAGGAACTGGTCGCGATCCGCGCGGAGATCGGCGACGAGGCCTTCGAGGCCGGCAAGTGGCAGCAGGCCCACGACCTCCTGCTCCAGGTCTCCCTGGACCAGGACTACGCGGACTTCCTGACGCTGCCGGCGTACGAGCAGCTGCGCTGA
- a CDS encoding chitosanase → MHHPHASTSRRTTRLTRSAGIAALALGLAFTAIPASAQAGAPTPAVSHLAASHLEAAATGLDDPAKKDIAMQLVSSAENSSLDWKGQYGYIEDIDDGRGYTAGIIGFCSGTGDMLDLVELYTQRVPGNPLARYLPALREVDGTDSHDGLDPGFTGAWARAASDPAFQQAQNDERDRVYFDPAVQQGKADGIGTLGQFAYYDAIVMHGGGGDSTGFWAIRQRASAQARPPSQGGDEVAYLDAFLDARVWAMKQEEAHSDTSRVDTAQRVFLRAGNLNLDPPLDWHVYGDAFHIG, encoded by the coding sequence GTGCATCACCCCCACGCCAGCACCTCGCGTCGCACCACCCGACTCACCCGTAGCGCCGGAATCGCCGCGCTGGCCCTCGGGCTGGCCTTCACCGCGATCCCGGCGAGCGCCCAGGCCGGCGCCCCCACGCCGGCGGTGTCACATCTGGCCGCATCACACCTGGAGGCAGCCGCGACCGGACTCGACGACCCCGCGAAGAAGGACATCGCCATGCAGCTGGTGTCCAGCGCCGAGAACTCGTCGCTGGACTGGAAGGGCCAGTACGGCTACATCGAGGACATCGACGACGGCCGCGGATACACCGCCGGCATCATCGGCTTCTGCTCCGGCACCGGAGACATGCTCGACCTGGTCGAGCTGTACACCCAGCGCGTCCCCGGCAACCCCCTGGCCCGCTACCTGCCGGCCCTGCGCGAGGTGGACGGCACCGATTCGCACGACGGTCTCGACCCCGGGTTCACCGGGGCATGGGCCAGGGCGGCTTCGGACCCCGCCTTCCAGCAGGCGCAGAACGACGAGCGCGACCGGGTGTACTTCGACCCTGCGGTGCAGCAGGGCAAGGCCGACGGCATCGGGACGCTGGGCCAGTTCGCGTACTACGACGCCATCGTCATGCACGGGGGCGGCGGCGACAGCACGGGATTCTGGGCCATCCGGCAGAGGGCTTCGGCTCAGGCCCGGCCGCCGTCGCAGGGCGGTGACGAGGTCGCCTACCTCGACGCGTTCCTGGACGCGCGGGTCTGGGCGATGAAGCAGGAGGAGGCCCACTCGGACACCAGCCGGGTGGACACGGCCCAGCGCGTCTTCCTGCGCGCGGGCAATCTGAACCTCGACCCGCCGCTGGACTGGCACGTCTACGGCGACGCCTTCCACATCGGCTGA
- a CDS encoding chitosanase — protein MKHRRLVLAAAAALVLAGCSAPGPGSSEKGLDDPAKKDIAMRLVSSAENSTLDWKGQYGYIEDIDDGRGYTAGIIGFCSGTGDMLKVVERYTAKRPGNALEPFLPALRAVRGSDSHDGLGDAYTAAWAKAAGDPLFRAAQDAERDHSYFGPAVERAEADGLSALGQFIYYDAYVMHGGADSAGTVGFRTIRARALAVRDTPAEGGDEEAYLNAFLDARVDAIRKEPSHSDTSRVETAQRVFVRQGKLQLETPLTWKVYGERFHIDGN, from the coding sequence GTGAAGCACAGACGTCTCGTCCTCGCCGCGGCCGCGGCCCTCGTCCTGGCCGGCTGTTCCGCCCCCGGCCCCGGCTCCTCGGAGAAGGGGCTCGACGACCCCGCGAAGAAGGACATCGCGATGCGGCTGGTGTCGAGCGCCGAGAACTCGACGCTGGACTGGAAGGGCCAGTACGGCTACATCGAGGACATCGACGACGGCCGCGGCTACACCGCCGGCATCATCGGCTTCTGCTCCGGCACCGGAGACATGCTGAAGGTGGTCGAGCGGTACACGGCGAAGCGTCCGGGCAACGCGCTGGAGCCCTTCCTGCCCGCCCTGCGCGCGGTCCGGGGCAGCGACTCGCACGACGGGCTGGGCGACGCCTACACCGCCGCGTGGGCGAAGGCGGCGGGCGATCCGCTCTTCCGGGCGGCCCAGGACGCCGAGCGGGACCACTCCTACTTCGGCCCCGCGGTCGAACGGGCCGAGGCCGACGGGCTCAGCGCGCTGGGGCAGTTCATCTACTACGACGCCTATGTGATGCACGGCGGCGCCGACTCCGCGGGCACGGTCGGCTTCCGCACGATACGCGCGCGGGCCCTCGCCGTGCGGGACACACCGGCCGAGGGCGGGGACGAGGAGGCGTATCTGAACGCCTTCCTCGACGCCCGGGTGGACGCAATCCGCAAGGAACCCTCGCACAGTGACACCAGCAGGGTGGAGACCGCGCAACGCGTCTTCGTCCGTCAGGGGAAACTGCAGTTGGAGACCCCACTGACGTGGAAGGTCTACGGGGAGCGCTTCCACATCGACGGGAACTGA
- a CDS encoding fibronectin type III domain-containing protein, with amino-acid sequence MEGITVQRPHARTALTCSTALLIAALTSCSGSAEADTRKPTAPRGVTAQAGSATTAHVMWERASDDKGITGYDVYREGEKVATVPAAKLMTDVDGLTASTAYTFTVRARDAAGNLSDPSVAVPVTTPAPTPADEEPPTAPVTLRGRADGSRTVTLSWGGSTDDVGVTSYDIYQEDARIHSVSGTRTTARLTGLRPGTVYTFTVRARDAADTSSPDSDALDLTTPSAPGAPASTAPTGLRAGTKPHGKEFLVDLSWDQPDTGGTIPAYQLFLNGRMTTTIVWGGTPPVGRAAYRLTLADPPGTRYSLKIRPKLPDGTWGDFSAQRTVVLPG; translated from the coding sequence ATGGAAGGCATCACCGTGCAACGCCCCCACGCACGCACCGCGTTGACCTGTTCCACCGCGCTGCTCATAGCCGCGCTCACCTCCTGCTCGGGGTCCGCCGAAGCGGACACCCGGAAGCCGACCGCCCCCCGGGGGGTGACCGCGCAGGCCGGCAGCGCGACCACCGCCCACGTCATGTGGGAGCGCGCCTCGGACGACAAGGGGATCACCGGCTACGACGTGTACCGCGAAGGCGAGAAGGTCGCCACGGTGCCCGCCGCGAAGCTGATGACCGACGTCGACGGCCTGACCGCCTCGACCGCGTACACCTTCACGGTCCGGGCCCGCGACGCCGCGGGGAACCTCTCCGACCCGAGCGTCGCCGTCCCCGTCACCACGCCCGCCCCGACCCCCGCGGACGAGGAACCCCCCACGGCACCCGTCACGTTGCGCGGAAGGGCGGACGGCAGCCGGACGGTCACGCTCTCCTGGGGTGGTTCGACCGACGACGTGGGCGTGACGTCGTACGACATCTATCAGGAGGACGCCAGGATCCACAGCGTTTCCGGGACGCGGACGACGGCCCGGCTCACCGGGCTGCGGCCCGGCACGGTCTACACGTTCACCGTGCGGGCCCGGGACGCGGCGGACACCTCGTCACCGGACAGCGACGCCCTCGACCTCACCACCCCGTCCGCCCCCGGCGCCCCCGCCAGTACGGCGCCCACCGGCCTGCGCGCCGGGACGAAGCCGCACGGCAAGGAGTTCCTGGTCGACCTCTCCTGGGACCAGCCGGACACGGGCGGCACGATCCCCGCGTACCAGCTGTTCCTGAACGGGAGGATGACGACCACGATCGTCTGGGGCGGCACACCGCCCGTGGGGCGGGCGGCCTACCGGCTCACCCTCGCCGACCCGCCGGGCACCCGCTACTCCCTCAAGATCCGCCCCAAGCTGCCGGACGGGACGTGGGGGGACTTCTCGGCACAGCGCACGGTGGTGCTGCCCGGCTGA
- a CDS encoding multicopper oxidase domain-containing protein → MTAFDSTGGMPQLWEMQEVASDTPSGDGIVQIEMAGGTRTLRRTGAVFEDTTTFFAAAGTWEKWHFISAGPADLPIYHPMHIHLMNFQVIERRAVDGSGLDVSAGRTRKPLTLGAQMPVAPEESGWKDTITVTANSLVTVAGRLADQTGKVMYHCHILSHEDEGMMRPFVIMPPAVHEIHAMSMGMNGAMGAGGKKGMHSGMTM, encoded by the coding sequence ATGACGGCCTTCGACAGCACCGGCGGGATGCCCCAGCTCTGGGAGATGCAGGAGGTGGCGTCGGACACTCCGTCCGGGGACGGCATCGTGCAGATCGAGATGGCGGGCGGGACCCGGACGCTGCGCCGCACCGGTGCCGTGTTCGAGGACACCACCACCTTCTTCGCGGCCGCCGGCACCTGGGAGAAGTGGCACTTCATCAGCGCGGGTCCGGCGGATCTGCCGATCTACCACCCGATGCACATCCACCTGATGAACTTCCAGGTCATCGAGCGCCGGGCCGTGGACGGTTCGGGCCTGGACGTCTCCGCGGGCCGGACGAGGAAGCCCCTGACCCTCGGTGCGCAGATGCCCGTCGCACCCGAGGAGTCGGGCTGGAAGGACACCATCACGGTGACCGCCAACAGCCTCGTCACGGTGGCCGGGCGCCTCGCCGACCAGACCGGCAAGGTGATGTACCACTGCCACATCCTCTCCCACGAGGACGAGGGCATGATGCGGCCGTTCGTGATCATGCCGCCGGCGGTCCACGAGATCCACGCCATGTCGATGGGCATGAACGGGGCCATGGGCGCGGGCGGGAAGAAGGGCATGCACTCCGGCATGACGATGTGA
- a CDS encoding alpha/beta fold hydrolase: MEDQSVVDVGDVRLAYRTWGDPFGSPVVLLHGLGGSSLSWEAVGGLLGEEWRVYAVDLRGHGGSDWPDEYGLEQMRDDVLEFLDACELDRVGLVGHSMGGVVAYLLAEEYADRVERLVLVETPPPFPGRPADGGRPGGPVDYDENAVDEVRAQVADPDPRWAEELGQIVSPTMMIAGGPESSMPQDRLADMASLIPDCRLITLGGGHHVHKAHADQVAQQISEFFTS; this comes from the coding sequence ATGGAAGATCAGTCTGTTGTGGACGTCGGCGACGTACGGCTGGCGTACCGGACGTGGGGCGACCCGTTCGGCTCACCCGTCGTCCTGTTGCACGGCCTGGGCGGCTCGTCCCTGAGCTGGGAGGCGGTGGGCGGCCTGCTCGGCGAGGAGTGGCGGGTGTACGCCGTCGACCTGCGCGGCCACGGCGGGAGCGACTGGCCCGACGAGTACGGCCTCGAGCAGATGCGGGACGACGTCCTGGAGTTCCTCGACGCCTGCGAGCTCGACCGCGTCGGCCTCGTCGGCCACTCGATGGGCGGGGTGGTCGCCTACCTGCTCGCGGAGGAGTACGCGGACCGCGTCGAGCGGCTGGTGCTGGTGGAGACCCCGCCGCCGTTCCCGGGACGACCGGCCGACGGCGGTCGCCCGGGCGGGCCGGTGGACTACGACGAGAACGCCGTGGACGAGGTCAGGGCCCAGGTCGCCGACCCCGATCCCCGGTGGGCGGAGGAGCTCGGCCAGATCGTCTCCCCGACGATGATGATCGCGGGTGGCCCGGAGAGCAGCATGCCGCAGGACAGGCTCGCGGACATGGCCTCGCTCATCCCGGACTGCCGGCTCATCACCCTGGGTGGCGGTCACCACGTGCACAAGGCGCATGCCGACCAGGTGGCCCAGCAGATCAGCGAGTTCTTCACCAGCTGA